The following nucleotide sequence is from Corticium candelabrum chromosome 19, ooCorCand1.1, whole genome shotgun sequence.
CACGAACTGCTTGCACCTTTTTTTCTCAGCTTCTAACCCTCTTCTAGACATGATGTATCTTAGGTAATGACACTTGACTTAACAAAAACCGCGTTTCTTAGGCTTCAGTTAGAGACCTGCATTGCGTAACCGATCCTAAACTCTTGACCGCCTAGTGATATGTTTATCGAATGTTGCTGAAAAACAATTATGTCATCTAGGTAAACCAAGCAATGTTCCCACTGTAGTTCAGCTAAAACGTATTCCATTAGCCGTTGGAAGGTCACAGGGGCATTACACAACCCAAACGACATTACCGTAGATTCGAAATGGCCCTGTGGTGTGCAAAAAGCAGTTTTTGGTTTGTCACTCGGGTCAACCTCAATCTACCAATTGCCGCTGGCCAAATCTAATGTTGAGAAGTATTACGCTCCTCCTAGGGAATCTAGCGTCTCATCCACTTGAGGTAGTGGATAGGCATCCTTGATGGTGATACCGTTTAAGGCACggtaatcaacacaaaatccaTATCTGCCATCCTTTTCGCACTAAAATTACAGGACTGGCTGATGGGGTGATAATCTCATTTAGTAACATGCCTTGAACTTATTGCACCAATGACTTTAGTGATTGCTGTAATCGATATTGTCGGCTTGACAGGACTATGTTCTTGGGTTGGTATGGCATGTTGAACGATGTTGGATCTCCCTACATCTCCTCTTTGTGAGAATAGTTCTCTGCTATTTAACACAAGCTTGTCCAGTAGGCCTCTCTCGCCTGGGTTCAAACGAGTTGCTGATCAATCAAATTGCTTGAGGAATTCAAAGTCGTTCTCTTTCTCATTTGAGGTTGGGTTGTCACGGTATCACTAGAGTAGATTCCCGTATCTAGTTTCAGATAACGGCTAGATTCGTACGCGAGATCTTGGTTCAACGCAATTGTCTTGAGTATTAAATATAGGGCGACGTATAGACATTGAGTAACTATTTCAGATCTGTGACAATCAGTGAATTTTGCGCTTTCTAGCGAGATTGAGACTTGACGAAACGTCCACCCCGCTCTACCTCTAGACCCGGACAAACACCTAGTTTCGGATGGCGCCTCGTGTAGAGCTACGAAAGCACAGATACAAATCAAATCTATTTGTAGCAGTAGACTAACTTCTTATCTTTCAAACAATCGTATCGGCAACATCGTCGTCTTTTGTGCCTACATTCATCCGCATCACAATAGCATGAAGTCACGCCCTCTGGTTTCGGATGCACGAAACAAGCTGGATCGTCATTTTTCGAGCAGTTTCTTACCCTCTGAACATTTTAAGCGTAAAATCGTAAAGTCTAGTGTTGCAATCAACTTTGAACGTGTCTATTCTATCTCTAGTCATTCTATGAACTTACTGTCTGCAGCGTTACGATTGTACAATGTCCTATGAACATGAAAACAGCATATTTTTCCTATTTTGTGGTATCTTTCTAGCTTGCTATGCAATCTAGAATAGAGAGGTCGAATTCCAAAGTCAAAAGAAGGGAATTCCCCTTCACCTACCAGATATCTATTGCCGCTTCTCATGGGACTATACCACTAACTTGTTCTACTTCTCATGCGTGACTGCCTCTGCAACGAACTCTCCAAACCTTCCTTTACGTCAGAAACATACAAAGGAAATAAAAGGGGGCAGATCAAGGGTCTTGCGTTCTCTCACGCTCTTCTGACTATAAGATTGTGTCAAATGCGTAGCTTGCATAGGTAAAGAAGGTCAAATCTCGGCAGTTCAGCTAGTGGCTATTTATAGTGGTCCGTTTCTGTAAGCCCCTTTAGACATTCTGTTCGGTCGCGAGTAGAGAAATGCAAAGAAACGGAGACTCGGAGTGAAGTTTGCCACCGAGCAGGCGGATTATTCATGTGAGGAGAAGGTTTGTATCACCTGCTACTTTTCCTCGACTCGTGGCAAGACGTCCTCCGGCGTACAAATGTTGGAGTTTAGATCAACTCATGATATCCCTTCTTGATCTAGACGTGACGGGAAGGCATTCGGCCATCCTACCAACAGTTGGCTAATGAAAGGGGAATTCTCAAGTCAACCCTGTAATAATATGAAGTAAGGAAGGAGAGGTGACAGCCAACGCTACCTTAGCGACGTTGAAGATGAGCTGACTAGTTTTGTTGTCCAGTCTGCGGAAATAGGCTACGGAAGAACACTACGCCATGTAAATATAGATATTACATCTAATTCTACTGGAAATTCGTGCATGTTTTATCATGTGCAGGTACTAGCACTTGGTCAAGAGATGGTTGAAGCAAAAGGGCGGCAAGCTACTTTGTGGCAGGGGTGGCTAGGAAATATCGAAAGAGACTAACGTTACTACGTTGGAGACCTGTACGCAAGCTCTGCGTGTTTCGTAGATCTATTAATCAACAAATGCTGAGTCAAGACAGAGAAAGCAGTACATGTGTAGTGGGCTACGTAATGTAACGCGCGGTAACAAGTCCAATAGTAGAGGTGTGGCTCTTTGTTTCAGTCTTTCTTTTGCTAGGTTGGAGAAGTCGCTTTGGTTTTGTTCGTTTACAAATACGTGACGTGGTACTAGAATAAGAATGACCTAATTTCATTTTCTCTACGATAACATTAGTCTTTTATAAAACCAAAATTTACCCTAGTAGCTTCTGCAATCTTCTCGTTTCCAAAGTTTTTCACCATTCCACTGCCAATTATCTATTAACAACAAATGTAACTGCTCTCAAAGTAGCTAGACTGATAAGATGTTGCGTGGTTAGCCAAACCCTTTTTGTACCAAACGGCATGCTTTGGTTCTTCTGTAACCAAAAACTCAACCGTACATTAGTAGAACATATGCTTCTCTTAAAAACTAATACTAATGACTGATAcccattgtgtgtgtatatatagatTGAAGCCCATGCAGGGTTATAGGTTGGAGACAGAATTAATATACGCTATAACAATCTAATTGGGTCGTAATAGCTTACTGGTTTTACGTCGTGTTGTTTGTGACTCGGTTCATTCCTTAAAGCATGCCGCCGCTTTCtttctgcttgcctgcctatAAGTGTCGTTTCAGTTAATAaacatatatttataattGTTCGTTAATGTACGTACGTTAGTATCAGTTGAAACTGTTCTGACGTGTGTTGAAGAAAGGATATGAAACAAAGTAAATCAGTTACTTTACACGTATATAAAGACAGAATAGAATACAAAAACATTAATGCATACAAATTAGCGTACTTGAAGGAGAGAAATTCATGTGCATTAAAAATATGTAGACACCTACACATATAGAAATAGAGTAAAAGTATGTACTATTGCAAAGAAATATAATATTACTGTAAGTGATACATCCTCTTCAGGCTTTGGAGTTGAAGAACAATTACAGACTTTCTTTCTAGCAATCTGCTAAGATAATGCAGTCAAGGAACTAGTACATTTACAGGAGTGATGACAAAATTCTAACCCGACTCTGGTTTTCATTCAATTGGTTGCTACGAAATTACAGAATAATAGCACAATACAAAGTGCATTTGAGTTGcttattatattatacatacCTTTGATAAACAGGCTGTTGATGTAATACGTAGTTTGCATCACGTCTTGCAAACTCGTGCGACTTGACGTTGTTTCAAAAGTTGTTATTTCTGTATATGAAAACTTCCTCGCTTTGCTATCAGTCTTTTTAAGTGTCAGAGACTTCTGTTTTTTCGGCAAGCTGTGATCAACAAGATATCGTGAGTTTAGAGGGGGTTTGAGTGTAGATGTATCAATATCAAATCAATGTTGAATACCTTGACAGTGACGTTATATGTATTTCTTGAGCAAGGCTAGAGTCGTCTTCCATTTTCTTTCCAGTTTCCTGATCACATGCAACACGGCTTAATTCTATGCATATTGCAAGACTACACTGTAAAAAATAGTGTGTTACagtaacacacaacacatgtgTTGAATCAACCACAAGCTGGTTGTTTTAACACGAGTGTGTTGAAATAACATACATCAGCTGTGTAGTATCGAACAGTGTGGTTTGAATCAACACATGGTGTGTTGAATCAACACACGCTTGCCGTGTTGAACGTAACATACTGTGTGAAAACAACACACGTTGTGATAACAAACGTGTTGAATCAAACACATGTGGTCAATTTAGCCCACAGTGTGTTAAAACAAGTCGCAAAAGTGTGTTGACTGAATCAGGCTCTGTATATATGATATAGACTGCGTGTGTTAATTAGCAGCATTATTTTGCTCAGCAGCACTCATCGAATCATTGATTTTCTCTAATTTGATCCATCACAACTGGTGATCTAAGTTAGTATTCTGTAAGAATATAGGCACACTGATTGATATATTCAACTGATCAAAAATTGTAATATCTTTAATTAGAAAGTCCAGGCACATGAAACACTGTACTCACTTTGTCAGTGACCAACAACCTTCCAGCCACTTTTCTCAAACAAAGAGCACACTGTTGCACTAAACCACTACACTGAATAATACCTATGGCCGGAGACTGTTGAACTTCATAAGAGTAAAAGTGATCATTAAAATCACATATAGAAAGTCGTCTATATACAAAAAAATTCTGGTCATTGACTACAATAATTAAGTCAATACATGCCAAGGAGAAATCAGAGTCAGGATCAATAGCAGGGATCTTGATGACCGATCCTATcttgtacactacaccacacatAGATAGACTTGAGGCACTATATAATACACAAGTTGAATAATCATTGAATGAAAAGTGTTCGATTTTCTTTATACCAACCTGAACACCCAAACTGGCAATTGCTGAGGCTGATTGAGAAGTTCAAGTAGTCTATCAGTTAATGGATGGTAAGAAAAATCCACAGCTTTACCTTCATAAATTAAAACACAACCCTTTAGGTGGACACGTAAGTAGAAACAAAAGACAACGTGACACACCATTCTGAACAACAGTTTGATTACTGAGATAAGAAGTGGAAGACAGTAGTCGATGACAAATATATAGTTGATTTTGATGTGCAAGAGAAAATGGGATGTTCTTAAAGTTCCCTTTCACAAGACGCTTGAAGTGCCCATTCTTGGCCTCAAATCTCATGCACCACATAGTTCTGAGAGGCCCGAATCTACAAAAAAGGATAAACAAAATCCAATATACATCATGTAAAGAGACAAGCAagcacagagacaaacagttcAAAGACCTGTAACTAGATGTATTAATATTAGAGTAATATTTAGTAGAATTGATAATCCAAATACAGGgttcagagacagacagacacagacagacagacagacagacagacagacagacagaaaaatagttTGGCAACTCTTTGATGCTGTGGGCCCACGATGAGACAAACGCACATTGAGAGAGCGATACTAGTGGTGTCATGCCAAATCCACCTACTCTGATTGGCAGGGAAGCCTGAGCCCAAGGTTTATCTCCAATATTTTCGTAGCCCATCAAAAGAGTGAATGTCTTCCTGGTTAGTGAGTCGTGGATTCTGGCCGCTGGAAGTAATAATGCAGGCGACACTGTTCGAGCAAGATGGTTGAGTCGAGGTACATGGCAATatcgcagcaacaacatcgcACTCTGAACATCCCCTAGATCTACTAGCTTATCACATAGCTGGCTGCCTGATTTAGCAGTGTCATCACAAGAAGCAAAAATGAAATCATCCCTGCCTATTGGGGTCCCAAGAATCACTGTGCCATCAGATGTGACTGGGATAGACGAGGCTGTGTTACTTGACAGGCATGGTGAGTCTAAACCAGAATAGATCTTGCATTTATGATTGGCAATTGAAAGGCCAATGGCTTCAAATGCAGGTCGTAGATCATCTAAAGCAGATAGGACATCTTGGGGCAAACCAACCATGAAGACATCATCAAGGTAAGCCAAAACTCTGATAGAGGGGTTTGAATTCTGCAGATCACTCAAGATTGGATGTATTGCTGTCGAGAAAAGTGCGGGGCCCAGGGGATCACAATGTGCGTTTGTCTCATCGTGGGCCCACAGCATCAAAGAGTTGCCAAACTATTTTTCAAGTCTGAATCAAATTCTTGATAATGTTGTCCACGGTGACCACGGTGATCCCCAGAGAGGTTCTATAGCTCAAGCTCTTCGTGAGGCAGTGCCTTCTGACAAACAACTGGAAGATATGCTACGGAATAAAAgtaaactacaaagaaaactgACACAGGATTTAGCCAGCACTGCCATCACTGACATGATTATGATAAGCTCATGCGATAGAGAGGCAGCAAGACTTCGGtctttgcaaggcaaaggGGCAGGGGCATGGATAAATACGATACCAACTTCGCAGAAGCTCGCACTAGAATCCCgcgattttcgcttggcgGCCTGCATGAGGTTGGGATTGTCTATGCCCTTCAAAGGATATATCCAAAGATGTGATTGCGGTGTCTCCCTTGATGGATCTGGCTATCATTTCTTGACATGTAAATGGGGTGGTGGGCCTGTCTGGTCCCACGAGTCCATAGCTGCAGTGTGGGCAGATTGTTTGAGAGATCTCCATATACACCACCGACGGGAACCTAGAAACAGGTACTCAAACTCAAATGACCGCCCGGATATCTCTGTTTTTGACTGTGGCTCTGGGTCTAATGTGGACCTGGACATCTCACTGGCGCACCCATGGAGCTCTGAAATCGTCAGCAGTGcagcacacacagatggagctgcagcactaaagagagaagagaagaagctgaccaaatattacaaacaactcCTTCCTGGGGGAGAATCGTTCACCATTGTCCCTTTAGtcctggagcattttggaagatggggcaaggaaTCAGAATGTTATCTACAACAATTGTCCCTCAGATCTACAGACGACTTGGGAAGACTGAACAGGGCGGAGTTTTTGCTGCAGTGGAGACAACGCATTTCAGTTcagttgcaaaaatgcaatgcgaaAGTTATCTATCGCAAGGTAGAGGGGGTGCTGAGAAGTGGCAAATAAGAAGTGTTATCTGTAAtaatagagaagaaacgtggaccaatacggtccatatatcatatatgttttttcaagtgtagtttatgcagagaacaaaactttcaaatattttactttagacgtggctgtactagctcctctagcctgtaatagtttcgttgtttgaaattatactaccattgacagacagacagacagacagacagacagaatcaagtttattgtcaacaatcttcactactacaaacagttattgttaaaatgaaatgttctacttgtagtccgagactattgctaatgagtaaaacactgaatgtctctatctactcccaaaacactgtcatctcctaatgagcgcacagaaagccttgacagcttccgcaaaatcactctgctgttgcatttttgaagagtaatagacagtcttttcctccagaaggttttaaactctaccgcaattcttcttccatcaaagcctctcgccttcttccccagttcattcatcagctcgtcagcctttaagccccacctgccgaagtgttcaaagacgagtgggacaactataggcttcgatccatccgcaagcgattcctctgagtatttttttgactttgctgcctctcgtttagctgctgcatggccaccttctctggctgcacctttaataatgtctttgctccaagggtgagctatcgaaacatcacattcttttgtgATCCCAGTGTCAGTGTCGTAAAGCGTGATGTCAGGCCGGTTTTCGTTGTCTACAAATCGCTGTCTCGGTTCTATTTGATGGGGAATGAGTAAATCGCTTAGGCAATCACTCCATGCAGACACTATGGAGTTATGcgtccacacaggtccacctccatatttacatgtcaaaAGGTGATAGCCCTCGCGATCCAGCTCagttccacagtcacacgtcttaAGCAGCCGGCTGAAAGGCAAACCAGCACCCAACCTCATACAAGACGCTACACGAAATTCATTCGGCTTCAGTGCGTTCTTGTCTGAAGTTGGTATTACctctagccatgctccagctccttttccgtGTAAGGACCTGATCCTTGCAACATGTCTCTCTGAGTTCATGCTTTTGATAACTTCTTCTGATCGTTTATGAGAAGCGTCTACCGTCAGGcgatgttgcaattttctaGGGTATTCTGTCATCTGCTCTAAGGTGTGAAACTGCTCGTCATCATCTGCACCCAACTTGGGTGGTAGTTTTGCCACCAATGTACGAATAAGTTGTCCTGTATTGCTACCTTCAATAAACCGTTCTAAACGATCTTTCAGAGGTGGAAATCTCAATGGCAGTTCTTTCAAAGAGTGTGCCCATGACGCCAGAAATGCTAGGTGAGCCATCTTCTGAGTTGATGATAAGCCAAATCCGCCGAACCCGACCTTCAGAGTGGCCTGGCTCCATCCGGTGTCATCCAATTCGTTCAAACCAACCATGTCAGTGAAAGTAGCCCTTGTAAGGTGGTCATGACaaacagctgcatgcagtaaCCTGTCAGGTGGCACAGTCCTAGCCAAAAAATTCAGCCTGGGGACATGACAATGTCTGAGCAAAAGGAGGCCACACTGAGGGTCGTCAAGTTCAAGTAGCTTTGAACACAACGAGCTGCCCATGTTAGCCACAGCCAGGCACCTAGACTGAACATAATCATGATTGCCTACAGGTGACCCCAACACGTCGATTCCATCTTTGCTAACTGGGACACCAGCGCTGAAATTATCAGGAGCAGTGGGAAAATACAATTTGCATTTTTCATCTTTGATTTCTAGACCGATCTCAGAAAGGGATGCCTTCAAATCCAAAAGGACTGCTAAAGCATCTTTTGGTGGTCCCAGAACATAGACATCATCCAGATATGCCAAAAGCGTAATGCCCGGGTGGTTATTCTGAATAACTGTTACAATGGGGTGTAATGCTGCCGAGAACAAAACTGGTCCAAGGGGGTCACCCTGATGGACACCTTCTTCTGACTGCAATTTCACCGTCCCCTGACCGTTGACATATATCAAAGTACTTGGTCTATCATACATTTGTCTCACATGGGCATAGATTTCAGGAAAGTtcttctttgattctttgAGTATGCTATCCCTTGATACCGAGTTAAAGGCGTTTTTTACATCCGTAGAGAGAACTGAACAGTCGGGATTGCTCTCCATGAGAAACGAAATGTGGTGTATCAATAACTCTG
It contains:
- the LOC134194567 gene encoding uncharacterized protein LOC134194567; this encodes MVESSWLPDLAVSSQEAKMKSSLPIGVPRITVPSDVTGIDEAVLLDRHGRRSSKADRTSWGKPTMKTSSSAGPRGSQCAFVSSWAHSIKELPNYFSSLNQILDNVVHGDHGDPQRGSIAQALREAVPSDKQLEDMLRNKSKLQRKLTQDLASTAITDMIMISSCDREAARLRSLQGKGAGAWINTIPTSQKLALESRDFRLAACMRLGLSMPFKGYIQRCDCGVSLDGSGYHFLTCKWGGGPVWSHESIAAVWADCLRDLHIHHRREPRNRYSNSNDRPDISVFDCGSGSNVDLDISLAHPWSSEIVSSAAHTDGAAALKREEKKLTKYYKQLLPGGESFTIVPLVLEHFGRWGKESECYLQQLSLRSTDDLGRLNRAEFLLQWRQRISVQLQKCNAKVIYRKVEGVLRSGK
- the LOC134195137 gene encoding uncharacterized protein LOC134195137 yields the protein MTEYPRKLQHRLTVDASHKRSEEVIKSMNSERHVARIRSLHGKGAGAWLEVIPTSDKNALKPNEFRVASCMRLGAGLPFSRLLKTCDCGTELDREGYHLLTCKYGGGPVWTHNSIVSAWSDCLSDLLIPHQIEPRQRFVDNENRPDITLYDTDTGITKECDVSIAHPWSKDIIKGAAREGGHAAAKREAAKSKKYSEESLADGSKPIVVPLVFEHFGRWGLKADELMNELGKKARGFDGRRIAVEFKTFWRKRLSITLQKCNSRVILRKLSRLSVRSLGDDSVLGVDRDIQCFTH
- the LOC134195065 gene encoding uncharacterized protein LOC134195065, producing the protein MWCMRFEAKNGHFKRLVKGNFKNIPFSLAHQNQLYICHRLLSSTSYLSNQTVVQNGKAVDFSYHPLTDRLLELLNQPQQLPVWVFSASSLSMCGVVYKIGSVIKIPAIDPDSDFSLACIDLIIVVNDQNFFVYRRLSICDFNDHFYSYEVQQSPAIGIIQCSGLVQQCALCLRKVAGRLLVTDKVSTVFHVPGLSN